The following DNA comes from Kitasatospora sp. NBC_01287.
CCGCGAGGCGCTCTACGGGCCGGCCAGACCGTGGGAGTCGCTCGCGGGCTACCTGGCGACGGCGGTGGGCACCGGTGCCGGGCGGCTGCTGCCCCCGGAGGCCTTCGGCTACGCCGAGGAGCTGGCCCGGGTACCCGAGCAGCGGCTGGCGCCGAGCAGCGGTTCGTACCTCACCCCCGGGACGGGCGGGGGGCCGGACGCCGACCCGCGGTTGCTGCTGCAGTTGCTGGCCGCGCTGGTGGCGCGGGCGGCGGCTGCCGGTGAACTGCGCCCCGGCGTCACCGTGTCGGAGATCGTGCTGGTGCTGACGGCGGCGGTGCCGCCGTCGATCGGGCGCGGCGCGGCTCCCGGGGCAACGGCGGAGCCCGCCGAGCGGCTGCTGCGGATCCTGCTGGACGGGCTGCGGGCGGCCTGAACCGACCGCGCGGGAGCGCTCCCGGGGCCGGTGCGGCGGCCGCGGCGCGCACCCCGGCGTCAACCTGGCGTCAACTGGCTGCGCCGGAGCGGGGGAAGCGGACCTCGGACGCTTCCCCGGAAGAGTGGGTCCAGCGGTCCGCGACTTCCGGAGCACCCGCCGCTATGCCATTCTTTGGCCGTGGTTGGAGCCAATGTCCCGGTGCGCACCCTTCGCGGTGCCAAGACGGCTGCGCACGCCCGCGCAGGCGAAGGCGCATCGCAGCACGCCGCTCGGCACTGTGCGCCCCTGGCAGGGGCGCCGGCCCCGAGCGAACCGGGCTGCGCTTCCGGCGGGTCCGGTGCGGTCGGCGGGGCCGGTGCCACCGGTGCTCCGGCGCGGGCCGACCGAGCGGGCGGGGCGCGCCGATGACCGCCGAGGAGCAGAACGACCGCGGCACCGAGCCCGGCCCCGAGCCGGTGACCGGCCAGGTGCCGGGGCAGGGCGGCGCGCCCTCGCGCGAGTCACTGGCCGGCTCGCCCTACGGTGGCGCGCCGGTCAGCGGCCGGGTGCCGGGGCAGGCCGGCGCCGGCCAGGGCGGGGTGACCCCCGAGGCGTTCATCGCCCGCCGCGGCGGCCCGGCCGGACCGGGCGGCGACTCCGCCGAGGATTCGGAATCAGAGGTTCCGCTCGGTCTGGTGCCACCCCCCGCCGACCCGGTGGACGGCGAGCTGCCGCCCTCCGACGCCGAGTTGACCGCC
Coding sequences within:
- a CDS encoding TetR/AcrR family transcriptional regulator — encoded protein: MNDQDHLLGEPPVPQFGAGQSIVPEQRAPTGVPHRSGPGPGAPEPVEERRPGGPRLRVDARRNLESVLRAAREVFGELGYDAPMEEVARRAGVGVGTVYRRFPSKEVLVQRIAAEEVAWLTARAREALYGPARPWESLAGYLATAVGTGAGRLLPPEAFGYAEELARVPEQRLAPSSGSYLTPGTGGGPDADPRLLLQLLAALVARAAAAGELRPGVTVSEIVLVLTAAVPPSIGRGAAPGATAEPAERLLRILLDGLRAA